The nucleotide sequence ACACTCTGCTTCATTCACGCGAAGGATACTGGCTGCAAGTCTCCTCCTCATCTACCTCGAGTTGATCTGTGACTTCACTTCCATGAGTAACTGATCCTGAGGAAGCATCAGAAGCCAAGGAATCGTCGTCGTCGTGCTCACCGTCGGCAACCACTTGGCCACCATCATGCATGGGTGTTGCAAGGTACATGGTCCAACCAGACTGGCTGCTGTCACACTCTTCTCCCTCTGCAGTTACCTCAGAAGAAGACTCCATGTTCATGCTGATCAGGTGTAGAGCACACAACCTGCAGAAAGAATCCTGCCGAAGGAATGTTAGCTGCAGCTGCAAATGTCAGAGAGAAGGAAATGAACTCACACACACCTCTTTTATGTTCTTCAGCTGTGTGTCTTAAGAACATTGAAGCTATCACAACTCAACAAGTACAGAGAGGTCACAGCATCAGATGAGCTATCAATGGAGATCTTTTGACAGCCCATCAAGCCAAGTAGGAGGAGATGCAGCAGCAACTGGAAGCCATGTTCTAAGGCTTGATCCACATTCTTCCTCCATGGAGAGAGCTGGATTCATGGCTATTAACTAAGCAAGACAGCCTATCCTCACAACTGTCCATCACACACCAGCAACCTTTTTAGCACTGTCTTGTCATCAACCCAGAAGGTAGAGATCTTAAATGCACAGTGTGGGGATCCCATGTGGACTCCATGGGGCTTCTTTAGAGATCATTGTGGGGTAGATGAGGCTGTCATGAGAGCAATCAATACTGCTGCTTCATCTACTCTGCCCTTTCTTTCTTCCTTGTTCACCCCAAAAAATGAAACAAAGGTGCTAATGCAATGCCTCCTCAGAGAAAAGGGAACATGGAACTTATGGTGTACAGTCCTAGTGCATCAACAAGTTCTGGTGAACCCTAAGTGTGTGATGACAGAATGCTATTGTTATTAACTTCATAATAAGCACAAATGTACATTGGTTGTACCTTTTGGCATCTCATGAGCTTTCACAAAACCACAACTAGGTTCAGTATAAATGGCAACAGCCACAGGTTTGATACACATGTAATTGAGAACAAACTGAAGGGACCACATATGTCAATTCTCTACACTGATGTTTTGGGACTACATATGGAGTGTtgttctcttcctcatcatcaaagtcattcatgacTGTAGCCAAGTCTTACTTCTAGTTCATTGTTCTTTATCTTTAATGCAAAAAAAACTTGTCATCCATGAAAGATGTTGATGCTCCACACATGTTTCTCTCTTTAATCTCTTGTGAGGAGATATTTTTGGGGCTCCTCCAACTTCATTTGAAGATCATGAAATGAAAAGACAGCTTGACCTTTTAGAAGATAAATACTCTTTTGGCACAATGTTGTCTTACATAAGAGAGCATTTTAGAGAAAATGTAATACAGAAATGCCCACTATCATGCTTCTACAACCACACTTAttgatacacatacacatatatacctTCTATGAGATCTATAAATTATATTGTAAACATTGTCAACACCACAAAGGGCAGTTTTCACTTCTCAGGCAATACAAATAATAGTAAAAATACATACTGACAAGAGATTGTTCCCGACATAGAAACAGCAATTTCCAAAGCATAATTGATTACTTCAAACAAATGTCAAACATGCCAACATTGTACATAACACACAAAATTTCAGCACTTAAACCAGAATACATGAGAAAACAAAAGATGATTCAGGAAGGCAATATAGATTTGCCAGCATACCAGGACAGTAGCTTAAGCTCACAACTTGTATCTACAGAAAATAAAACTATATCCACCATTTCAAAAAGATCAAACATTTGAAGCCCCATATATAGGTTTGCATATTCATATAACAATACTTCTACCAGTGTTTTGCTATAGTTTGATATAGTATAGTGCATCATAAACAATATTGGAAATTCACTTTTGGAAGGGTGAACATGAGACATGAATATGGATCTTTCAGCTGTAAAAAGAGTTTAGGCAATTATTATGGGGTGTGACAAAAATTATTATGGTTCACAAAACTTTGCTCATCACAGGAAGGCTGTCCGGTTGCTGAATTACAATCAAATTCTGCGGAGAACAAATTTATCCTACACTGTGAAGAAGGAAGTAGAAGAGATTTACTTGAGAAAAGTACAAgctaaaaataagaaaatataggATATCAAAGACGTTAAGAGTTCAAGTGTCCAAGTTGGCTGGAGAAGAACTGATGGAATCATAGGAACCACAATGGAACCAACGATCCAACCAATCACAAGAGCTGCAAATCTGGAGACAGGAAAATGGCTAATCAGCAAAAATAGCATCTTTACAACTATTAAGTTTTTACATAATTAAAATCACTTACCCAGTTAATGAGGCTCTCAAAACATTCTTCATTTTGTCATTTAGGAAATAGACACATGACAGAAGTGAGAGTGCAACCTGTACAAGAACAGGAAATAATAAAAATTCAATCAGTAAGTTATAATTTGccactaattaataatattacatCAATGCAAATGAAAAAACATAAATCCCGATTATAAATGAAACTGTAAATACACAAAAACATACTAGATGACTCAGAGTATGGTACTGCCTAAAATGTTAGGATCACATAAAAAACATATAGATCACGAGCATACTTGAAATGCAGGTCCCGTCTCAGCAGAGTTTATTAGACTCCATGCCCCCATGAAACCAAAGAGGAATAGTCTTCTAAGGATCACATCAGTTGGAGGCATTTCAACATAATCCAGCAATCTTTTTATCCATGGTGGTGATTCCTCTACTTTATTTTTTAGCCTGCTTTTCAGATTTATTTTTGACTTCTTACGCTTCCAGAAACTGGCCATAAGTATCTTCTCGTAAGCAGCTTCAATTGACTCGACACTACTCTCATGCCCAGCATATTGATTCAAAAGAAAATTTCGAGCATCTAAGATTTCTTCTTCTGAAGCATCATGAGTCACACCAAGACGTTTATATGGATCCCAGACATTCATTCTAGGAAATTTAGGTATATTTCCTGCAGGAAAATACAACATATTGTGAATGATTGCATATGGAAATTGCAATACAGGTAAAGTAACAATAATTACCTAAGAAAACCATCATTTTCAGCTCAGGTAACATACTATACAAGACAAAGACAAGATAGTATTTTGTCCAAGGTTTGGTCAATGCTATCATGGTAACAAAAAAATATGTGCAGATAATCTATTTATGAAGGGATAGAGGCGACACAATTTCAACATTTGGAGCCTAAACAAAGCAATGAGTGCCGCAAATAACAGCTTATCATACTATTAAATCACTTATTATCCAGAATGTTAACGAAGGTCAAAAATAAAGTACGGCCAACAGATTGTATCTGGGGGAATTCAATAGATGCAATTGAAGAAGCAAAAATATAATTCAGTAATAAAGTACCATCAGAAGCTATGAAGCATAGACACTTCAAAATACTTGCTGTGTCCATGTTGGACACCAATTCTTGCCAGATATTTATAGACATGTCG is from Musa acuminata AAA Group cultivar baxijiao chromosome BXJ3-8, Cavendish_Baxijiao_AAA, whole genome shotgun sequence and encodes:
- the LOC103996352 gene encoding protein CHAPERONE-LIKE PROTEIN OF POR1, chloroplastic; translation: MSALFLFNPPSCWSRLSLRPSHRRHPCPRNLDLLSAWKPKVPRRTRVVAPRSPSCSMDVALGGVADGGSYDFRNIPKFPRMNVWDPYKRLGVTHDASEEEILDARNFLLNQYAGHESSVESIEAAYEKILMASFWKRKKSKINLKSRLKNKVEESPPWIKRLLDYVEMPPTDVILRRLFLFGFMGAWSLINSAETGPAFQVALSLLSCVYFLNDKMKNVLRASLTGFAALVIGWIVGSIVVPMIPSVLLQPTWTLELLTSLISYIFLFLACTFLK